One stretch of Microtus ochrogaster isolate Prairie Vole_2 unplaced genomic scaffold, MicOch1.0 UNK159, whole genome shotgun sequence DNA includes these proteins:
- the LOC101994961 gene encoding rhox homeobox family member 1-like has translation MESKYVYFDLDYYGVGFYEEEIMTESQQRLAAAAARRGYGRGVRVLHELGDTDYVNREYEHHYYYERNKTQAIPSEPGRGKLGGPGKAAGAVSQPSNKRRVKYKFTYRQLCELDRVFQETQYPDALQRKALAELIHVDECKVKAWFKNRRSKYRNKQMEFLLSSDTSGTLNNFPPKKDEDP, from the exons ATGGAGAGCAAGTACGTCTACTTCGACCTTGACTATTACGGGGTGGGCTTCTATGAGGAAGAAATAATGACCGAATCTCAGCAGAGGCTAGCTGCAGCAGCAGCCCGTAGAGGCTACGGAAGAGGTGTACGAGTTCTGCATGAGCTAGGTGATACAGACTACGTGAACCGTGAATATGAACATCACTATTactatgaaagaaacaaaacacaggccATCCCCAGTGAGCCTGGACGGGGAAAGCTTGGTGGGCCTGGGAAAGCCGCTGGAGCAGTTTCTCAACCCTCCAACAAGAGACGTGTAAAATACAAGTTCACCTACAGGCAGCTTTGTGAACTGGACAGGGTTTTCCAAGAAACCCAGTATCCTGATGCACTCCAAAG AAAAGCACTTGCAGAGCTCATTCATGTGGACGAATGCAAGGTGAAG GCTTGGTTTAAGAATAGGAGGTCTAAATACAGGAACAAGCAGATGGAATTCCTACTCAGCAGTGACACATCTGGTACCTTGAACAACTTTCCACCCAAGAAGGATGAAGATCCCTAG